A region of the Sarcophilus harrisii chromosome 3, mSarHar1.11, whole genome shotgun sequence genome:
cctgcctctcttctctttctacctcctccctcctttccacttgtttccctatctttctctttttctggtctCTGGGTCCAGCTTTGTCTCTCTGCTGGGGCCTGACCCGCTTTTTCTCTCCCTGTTCCATCTCTGCTCCTCTGGGCCTCTGTCTTCCCGTgcctttccttccatctctgcCCGTTCAGCCCAGGGGCTGCCCTCTAGCCTTCTGGCCGGTCGGCCCTGCCCTGCTAGTTCCTCACCTTCTCCATTGAGAAAATTTTGCAGGAATTGGTCCAGGGTCCCCGGGTCCTTGAGGTGCCCAGCGATCTTGGAGTAGTGGTACAGGGAGACCAGAACATCTCGGGGGTTGCGACTTATGTAGACCACCTAAGGGAAGCAATGGGGGCTCGGTCACAGAGCAGCCCCCCCTCCATCTCTGGAAGTCGTGGGAAACGAAATAGGAGTAGGGGGTGGGGCAACTTGGAGCAGTCTGAGATCTGGGGTCGGAGCCCTCCATCTTCACCCGCCCGATTGTCTCAGCCCACCTCTAGCTGTTATCGGGACCCCTGAATGGGCCAGGGAAACGAAAACTCTCGAATCGTTGGGAGTAAGGAAGCCAGGGGAGTAAGAATTAGGGCCCCCTGGGAAACCAAGAAGAGAAGGGATGGAGCTCAAGATTGGGGCAGCCACTGAGGAGATCCTGGGACCCTGGGGGATGGACCTTGGACTTCCTCTCCTGCTGCTTCGGACCCTCTCCCAGGCTCCCCAGGGCACCCTGGCATTTTTGATGGACCTAAGGTGCTTCCTGGCCCCTCACGACTCTCACAGTGCTCCATGGAAGCCAGAGAACTGAAATGGCCCATTTAAGGCCCCACAGATAGTCAGGGTCCGAAGCCAACTTTGAATGTGGGTCTCTAGAACTCTGCTGGGTTTTGCGTATGCTCACTGGCCCGAGCTTACCTTGGCTTTGGAGTTGAAGAAGTCCCGGGGGAAGAGCTGAATGGGAAGGTGGGAGCTGATGAGGCGAGGGTTGGGCATCTGCATAATGGACAAGGACCCTGGGATGGTCTCACACCAGGGCGCCCGCTCCCAGTTGGGGACTGTACGGGCCCAGGAGGGATCCCCGTCCTTCAGTATTACGCTCAGAATCTCAATCATCCAAGTAGTACCTAGAAGAaccagaaagaaaagaggaaacagaagggGGTTAGAGGAAAAGTCAAGGACAGTGAGGGAGGAAATTAAGGGAAGTCAGAGGGGACACCAAGGAAGGTCGGAGGACAAAGAGAGCGGCTGAGTATGGAGCCTTTGGAGTCTGCATCCTTACTCTGGGGACGCCGGACAGGACCAAGTTCTTCCTACCTGATTTGGGGTAGGTGACAATGAAGATGTCCTCATCCCTGACCTTGAAGTCCTTCTCGACATAGCTTATGGTCTCTGGAGAGTAGAGGCCCGTGGGGAATTTGATGCCCTTGTATGTGAAGTACGCTCTGGTCATCTTCTCTCTGAAAGGAGAATTTCACGGTGTTTTCCCTTGCCCCACCAGCCCTCCTTCTACTGCTTTGGCCCCCGACTTGATGTGcgactctggaaaagtcatttctcTCCCACCTGCAGTTCTGCCATCTCTGAAATAAAGGGCTTGAATCAGAGGGTCTTGAGGGAGTCTTGGGGTTCTGAGATTTTTGGAGGTTTGTGAGGCTGTGGGGGGATTGGAGGGAGGGACCAAAGGGTACAGATTGGCCAAGTCAAGACTCAGAGAGGGTAATGAGAGCTCGCGAGAAAACAAAGCCTATGGAAGGGGCGCTTGGGACGACCCACGGAGTGGGAAGGGCAGTGGGACCTTGGAGagctccctctcttccctctgtctctctcttcaggTCTCTGCCAGAAGCCCAGCCCTTGTTGACTTGCCTTAGGGCCAATTCATCCTTTAAGCCACAGGGGAGGGAGTAGGGCTCTATTCTGGATCAGGGTGAAGAGGGTGGGAAGCCTTCGAGGAAGTGACAAGTGGGATAGAGAAGGGGACTCTGGGCATAGGGAAGGCAGAGAAACGtttgttaaacacctactatgtgccagtctcCAGACTTTCtgatgattatctcatttgatctccataaGAACCCTGAGGAGGCAGGAATCACTAcgatacccattttacagataaagaaatggaggtaaacagaagttaaatgacagtGCCCCTAACTGCCTCTGAATAAGCTAACAGGAACACttgatttaggggaaaaaattccaaagattcagaggaaagaaagatacGATCCCATACTCTCCAATGTGATGGGGAAGGCAGCTTAGGAGGGATGAGAAGTGCTCAAGAATGACACTCACAGGACAGAGGGAAATAATTCCCATGAGGAGGAATCGTTATTCCTCACAAAAGGTGACATCTATCCGAAGAGATGTATGTGCACGAGCAGGGAACACCCCAATCAACTGGATTTTAAACAGAAAATGTCAAATGATGGAAGCAAGATCAGGTAATAGAAGGTGATTATAAGGGATGGCTTATATTTAATCTTATAAAAGTAGCATCGGAAGTAATGAAACCCACAACTAGCTGAAAATGCTAAGTGAAGCTaagagtaattttttaaaaatcttttttaaaaaaaagctacatTGGTAGAAAAAAGGAGGATTCAAAAAGGAACTCATCTATAGTGGATGGGACTGCTCgattcttgattttttatttttgtaaagaagaATGGCCTTGGCGGTGGAAAGACCAGGGCAAAAATGACTCAAAGGGAGATGATCGCATAGAGATGTGAGAGATAGCAAGAGAGTCCTTCGCTTCCTTTAAGGAACTCAAGGCACAGCCCTGATGAGTTACATCCCCCTCATTCACCATTTACctgcccccttccccccaaatcgGTGAGTTATTTACTGAACCACTGATGGTGATAGTGGAACGATCATGGATAATGAGGGAGGAACAACGAAACGCCTGTGTCCAGAGGAAAGAGAGCAGAAGCTGCCAATTTTAGGTCACTGAACATGACTTTGAATTCTGACAAAATTCTGGAAGGGATCATTAGAGAGATGCTGGCTAACTTGGAGAGGGAAGCAGTGATTTCAAAGAGTCGGcccagggggcagctaggtggcgctgtagtggatacagcaccagcagTGAAGtcagaggagctgagttcaaatgtgacctctgaAACTTTAACTCTTactgctgtgtgaccttaggcaagttactcAGCCCCACTGGCCtggcccccccaaaaaagggtaaagaaaaaataaacaaagagcCATCCTTGCTTCATCAAGCTCAGGTTATGCTCAGccaacctcatttcctttttgggaCTGAATTATTAACCTGACAAACGAGGAGAGTGCTATGGACACAGTTCATTtagattttaataattttaataatagattttcaCGATTCCTCCTCATGGgattttaataaagcttttgaTATAGTGTCTTCAACCTCTTGTGAATAAGATGGGGAAAAGTGGACTAGTCAATAATAGATGGATTCAGGAATGGTTGGATAATCAGATTCAAAGAACTTAATGGTTAATGATTAGTGGTTCACAGATTTTTCAGAGCGCCCCTGGGGATGTATATTTGACTCTATGCTGGGTAACATGTTATTGCTTACTTGGGCAAAGGTTCAAGTGGAATACTCATCAAACTGGCAGATGGCACAAAATTGGAAGAGATATTTAGCAGAATGGATGACAAAGTCAGAATCGAAAGGGtcttaagatgaaattcaatagaaatCAGCAgatttcaaagaaggaagaaatctcACAACTGCTCCAATAAAGCTTGAGGGAAAATCTCCTGACAAAGTAGTGATTG
Encoded here:
- the SULT2B1 gene encoding sulfotransferase 2B1; this encodes MTRAYFTYKGIKFPTGLYSPETISYVEKDFKVRDEDIFIVTYPKSGTTWMIEILSVILKDGDPSWARTVPNWERAPWCETIPGSLSIMQMPNPRLISSHLPIQLFPRDFFNSKAKVVYISRNPRDVLVSLYHYSKIAGHLKDPGTLDQFLQNFLNGEVQFGSWFDHIKGWMRMEGKDNFLFITYEELQEDLRGSVRRVSEFVGHPLEEAALDSVVENTDFRTMKENTMCNYTLLPSVILDQRQGAFLRKGVCGDWKNHFTASQSEVFDQAYREKMQGLKTSFPWDEDPGDTSPALAPGAWDL